The nucleotide window ATACACGTGCATCATCAAGAAGGTAGTCACCCATTAAGTATTAACGTCAGTTTAGTATTTGTATGAGGTTACTTAATAAAACAAACTGTGGGTGACTAATTACTAATTTGTCTCGCGCTCCCCTAAAATCGCGTCCTTTGATAAGAGgtccatcatcatcaataacCATCCACCCACATCCAAATCAACACCAAACAGTTTTGGGCTACAAAACAGGACAAACCAAACACTATTGACAAGCATCCTATTTTGAGACTGCCGAACATAACAACAAACAAGAATATTACACTTTGTTCTCCAACGATAGAGGAAACATGGCAGAACAAGTTACTCAGCACGGTACGGATAAAACATCAATACCACGCAACAGAATAAGAAACActtataataatgaaagaacCACTATATACGTGGGATCTGATCGATATATTGTCGATAAGGAAATAGGTAAAGGCTCCTTTGCCACCGTTCATAGAGCCCATTTAATAACACCCACTTCTCCTCATCTGCACCAATCAGTAGTGGACTCATCAAGCATTAATAATCCAACATGTTTTGCCATTAAGATAGTACCAAGatcaaaattaaagaataaaaaactgttggaaaatttggaaattgaaatcgctatattaaagaagattaGCCATCCTCATATTGTTAAACttattgattttgaaagaacatctaaagatttttatttaataatggaatattGTTCTCTAGGTGACCTAACGTTTCTAATCAAGAAACGTCAACAGCTGATCAAGAACCACCCCCTATTAgagaaaattttcaaaaagtaTCCACCACCCAACGAAAAGTACAATGGGCTTCATAAAGCCTTTATTCTAAATTATTTACAACAGCTGTCTTCTGCTTTAAAATTCTTAAGATCTAAAAATTTAGTTCATAGAGACATAAAACCACAAAATTTATTACTATCTGCTCCATTAATTAACTATAATGACCCTAAAAGTTTCCATGATTTAGGTTTTGTTGGGATTTATAACCTACCCATATTAAAAATTGCTGATTTTGGGTTTGCAAGGTTCTTACCTAATACTTCAATGGCAGAAACATTATGTGGATCACCCCTTTATATGGCCCCCGAGATCCtaaattatcaaaagtATAACGCAAAGGCAGATCTTTGGTCGGTCGGTACTGTACTTTATGAAATGTGTTACGGGAATCCACCATTTAAAGCGTCCAATCATTTGGAATTatacaaaaaaattaagaaggCAAACGATTTGATATATTTCCCAAcatatattgaaattgataacaATCTAAAAAGCTTAATTTCCAAACTCTTAACGTTTGATCCACAAGAGAGAAtagaatttgatgaatttttcaacaatgAATTAGTAAATGCTGATCTTTCGCCCTATGAAACAAgagataatgatgatataCAAGAATTAGAACTAAAATCCAAAGATGTCATTGACAATAACCTATTTATATCTGAGTACTTGACtgataaaagaaataatcCTGTTTCTCCaaaaaagattgaagatTCAGAAACGGCAAGTGCAAGTgcttcatcaatatcatcatctgcCCTTCAAGATGATCTTTATCATACCAAACCTCATACTGCGACTTATCAAGATAGAGAAATTACTAGAAAACGTGGAATCGATAATTTAGTCAAACAAAAACCAAATTCACAACCTAAAGCAacaaaaattgatgataagACTAGTTCAGAAATAAATCTTGGGAAAGATTATGTGGTCGTAGAAAAGAAAAGTGTGGAGGTGAACTCTCTTGCAGATGAATTAGCAAAACTAGGGTCCAATCCAACACCACAGCAAAGTGTTTTTAATTCTCAAAGAAAACGTACTTCTATGGGAAGTTACCTGCCATCAAAGGACCAAATACAGATAAACCCAACTACAAATAcattaaatgaaacaaaacaaataacaaATAAAACAGCTCCATTAATTGCACAACGACGTCCGTCCGTAATCGATCGCCGtctttcaatatcatcattaaatCCCTCAGGAGCTCTATCAAAGGCATTGGAAATTGCTTCTACAAAACTGTTTGGCGCAACAACTTTAACTTCTCAGAATTCTCCATATCAACCAAACCTATTACTTCTAAACCcaagaatatttcaagatttaacagaaaatataatattaagGATCAACAATATCGAACCATCAATGGATATGAAGCAATTAAAGCCAGCACAACTTGATAGTAACAAAATAGTACACATATTGGAGAGTCAAGCTGCCAGAGCCTACGTTGTTTATTCTTATGCAGAAGTAAAGTTTCAACAGATTGCACCTTTACCGCCAAAACGACTAAGCACCGGGAGTTGCGCCATAATAGACGAAGAGGAATCTCAAATTAAAAAGGCTGAAATTGCAGATCTACCTCCTGATCAATTACGACACTTGTGTACGGAGGCAATAATGCTTTATATGAAGGCACTTTCGATTTTAGCGAAATCAATGAAAGTGACTTCAGGTTGGTGGTATGAGTCAAATGAAAAAGTTTGTTCTTTGAGGCTAAATCTTTTGGTTCAATGGATTAGAGAAAGATTTAATGAGTGTTTGGAGAAGGCTGactttttgaaattgaaattagaTGAGATTTCTAAGAGTAATggatcttcatcatcagtaACAGCGGCAACCGCCAACGTTGCCAATTCTACTGGTTTGGATGATATTGTATTGGAAAAGTTATTATACGATAGAGCTTTGGAAATATCTCGAACTGCCGCCAAGATGGAATTGAGTGGTGAAAACCTCTATAATTGTGAAATCAGTTACGCAACTGCATTATGGATGTTAGAGACGTCATTGGAATCTGATACACCATCGACAGGTTGGAATAAAAGCGAACATGACcttaaatataatatgaATCTTGAAGATATACCCGATTATCACAATGTATTAGATGAGCATGACAAACAAATTATAAGGAAATACATGGATAGTATCACACATAGATTGAAATCATTAAGAACAAAAATGACACAACTTTGAtctttgtattttttttgtgATGCGACCTATGCAAATTACTTTCGTTACCATgcatcatttttctttctagCTAATATGGCACTATAATTTAAAATGTTAGTACTGGTCTAGTAGGACCATAAAAAGGaattatataatatatttgttaaGATATATATTCATCTACACTCAATTTAATTAACAGGTATAAAAGTTTCTTATTTGCAGTTTTTACAGCTATTGTACTTGATTCTGTTcataatttatcaaatccACCTTATCTTCGTAACGCAAAGAAAGATACTAGTAgttattttcaagaattcaaGATAAGGGAAAAAAGCATTAACCTACCCACTGACTTGGTTCATTAGCGTCCGATAATgtgtattttttttcaagcCTTTATTGGTGTAAGGTACTTACAGACTCATCTTTATTCCCCTTACGTAAGTTCGAGAAACAAGTTGTTCCGTATCCCGGATAAATAGATAGCCAAACGGAATGGGAAAAATCGATAATTGGATCACTTCCGGTATGAATCGTTTCACAAATCTTTGTAGTCGGCGTTTTTTAATAAGTGGTGTTGATGACATGTGTTTAACACCGGGGCAATTGCTTGTTCAGGATTCCTCAACGTATAATAGGGCACTGATTTCTTTTGGCGGATGCTTACTCAATCGTACGATCCGCTTCCGTCTCCGTGTGCCACTTCCGTCTCCGTTCCGTTTCTACCCCGCGGCCTCGAGATTCATCAGCAATTCTCGACAATTGATTATGTGAAAAACTGGAACTTAAATCTAGGGGAACAAACGAGGGAGACTCGAGTATAAAAGCTCCcacttctttcaaaatatgATATATCATCCCTTTCTCATTATGGGttctttttttattaattttatgCAAAAAGTACAACCACAACTCTaatatcaattaataacaTGACTTTCGTCCAAGGATTCAAACCAGAAGCTCTAGCTGACACCGACTTATTCAAGCCAATCAAGGTCGGTAACACCGAATTGCAGAACCGTATTGTTATGGCTCCATTGACCAGAATGAGAGCTCCAAATCACGTTCCAAACACTGAATTAGTTTCTGAATATTACGACCAACGTTCTAAGAGAGCTGGTACCATGATCATCACTGAAGGTATCTTCACCTCTCCTCAAGCTGGTGGGTACCCAGATGCTCCAGGTATTTACACCAAGGAACAAATTGCCGAATGGAAAAAGATCTTCGCCAAGATTCACGAAAACAAGTCCTTCGTTTGGGCTCAAATGTGGGTCCTTGGTAGACAATCTTTGGCTGATACCTTAGCCAAGGAAGGTTTACGTTATGACTCTGCCACTGATGATTTGtatttggatgatgaaagaaaggaaaGGGCCATTAAGTCTAACAACCCACAACATGGTATCACCAAGGATGAAATCAAGCAATACATCAAGGACTATGTTGAAGCTTCCAAGAACGCAATCGCTGCTGGTGCAGATGGTGTTGAAATTCACAGTGCTAACAGTTATTTGTTGAACCAATTCTTAGACTCCAAGTCTAACAACAGAACTGATGAATATGGTGGATCTATTGAAAACAGAGCTCGTTTCACTTTAGAAGTTGTCGATGCTGTCGTTGCCGCCGTTGGTGCAGACAAAGTTGGTGTTAGATTCTCCCCATGGGGTATGTACGGTGGTATGTCCGGTGGTGCTAACCCATTGACCCTTGCTGAATACAGTTACGTTATTggtgaattggaaaagagaGCAACTGAAGGTAAGAGAATTGCTTACATTCATTTGGTTGAGCCATGTCCACCAAATGTTTGGGATGACAAGCCAGAATTGAGAAACACTAAGGGTTCCAATGACTTCATTTACTCAATTTGGGAAGGTATTGTTATTAGAACTGGTGAATTAGGTGACAAACCTGAAAACGCTAGAAAGATCGCCGCTAATCCAAACACCTTGGCTGGTTACGGTAGAATGTACATCTCAAACCCAGATTTACCAGACCGTCTAGAAAATGGATGGCCTTTAAATGATTTCGAAAGAGATCTATTTTATGCTAGTGGTGCTAAGGGTTACATTGATTACCCAACctacaaataaataatgaactTACGATAAACAGATTATTTAACGATTTATCTACTCTTTAATAGAACATTAAAACTactttttttattctttgaagatttttATAAGATGCATTTTGCCGTTTGCTAGTTACCTTCAAACTTTTAGACTTATAGTTTCAAAGCCTACTAATTAATTTTAGAAAAATATGTATAAATATATAGAACGAGAATAAGTCACCGATGTGAAAATTGATCAGTTTTTCCGATATGAGGTATTGAATTCCCTGTTTCAGTACCAACTTGCTCTAGTACATCTTTTAGCAAATGTCTCGAGTTGAAATTACTTTGAGAATCCTCTGCGGATACATTTCTCTGCTCCATATATTTGTCAAGATTGGAACGTTTCAGATCACTGGCACTCGACATTTGTGTGGTTGCTTTTGAATTGGGTTGGGAAAGCGTTAATCCTCCTTGATCGccaaataaagaaaaatggtTCATGTTAGTAGATGTGGTTCTTGACATGTCAAGGGTTGACATTTCCGGAGTCATGTTTCTGTTGGACGTCAATGTTGATATGGATTCACTTCTGGTATGATTAGAATTATGACTAGTTGCATTTGTAGCAACGGAATGCTGGCGACGAACACGACCAGTCGCTCTCGTCTTCAAGACAAATTCctcttcactttcttcttcggTGTATTCATATCCATTATTGGTGGCATTGATTTCGTTTGTAAGATGCGAATGAAGGACTCCGAttgaattagaaaaatCAGTTAGATTTCGTATTGATAGGATGCTAGCATCGGGGGATCTCATTCCAAGATCTTTGTAATTTGGAATCATGTCGTAACCAGTCGAATGATCCGAATCAGATGAAGCTTCACTAGTAGATGAGTGAGTGCTGCTAGATTCATGTTGCAAGTCAAGATCAGGGAATATGCTACCTCTTCTAGAGGAGCGATCTTTCATGAGATGACTTATTTCATCATCCCTATAAGGATCAGGGAGCTTAGCCTTAGCGTCGTCATAATAAATCCCAGCATTATTGAcggatgatgaattcaCGGTATTCGAGTCACAACTAATAATATGTTTTTCCATTTGGTTGGCTCTTCCCAGTCTAGAATGATCCTGTGCTCGTAGTTTATTGGAGCTTGAAGATGATGTCTTTGGAAATGAAGAGCTGTTTCTTTGTCTAGGAGTTATCGATGGTTGCATTTGTGTTCTACTCGATCGTCCTTGATATCCAAGTGATGAGTTTGAGGGAATTTTTGATCTCTCAACTTTCGAACTGTTATTAGAATTAGTATCCAATTGGGTCATTGCATAATTATCCACGTAGAAGCTATCAAGAGAAGCAAATGATGAATCTATTGGTAATGGTACCATATTACTATTCTTATTTTTGAATCTAAGATCAAAATCCTGAAGctgtttttcaaaagaagtTGTGTGAAGTTCAGAAGTTTCTGTTTCGCTACTGTTAAATTTGTTTCCAGTTATGTGATGTTGCACTGGTTCAGCAACTCTAGACGCTTCTTGGCTTGGATAAGCATCAAGTTCTAAGCTCACTGGTTTTGTCGATAAATCATCAGCTCCATtctcaaaagaaaaatttccTTCGTTTATATCTAGGATTGCACTGTTAATATCCTTATTTGATATTAGTATCTGTTTGAAATCTTTATCTTGTCTACTTTGGAACAACgaattctctttcaattttgattCAAGCTGATCTTCAGAAAGTAGTTTCGTATGTTTAAAGTCCCAGCAAACAAACGGATGAACTTTAATATCAGGTATTGAAATTCTCTTCGCAGGGTTTTTTTCTAACAATTTATTTAAGAGATCTTTAGCATGAACGAATTCTCTAATAtgtgaaatttcagaaatGTGATTGTCTTGTAATGTTTCAAAAGTTGGGAACCGTAGTTTTTCATTCACGATTTtctcaaataatttcaattcaaacTCAGACACAAAGGGTAGCATTCCAAATAGCAAACAGTACAATGTGATGCCTAACGCCCAGatatcaattttaaaagaaaTGCAAGatccattaaataattcatctttatctaGATTAAACCGCTCCATTGCAGCAGCGCCCAGACATATCTCTGGAGCATAGAAAACTGGTGTTCCTACTGTTTTTGTTAATTCTAactcatcatcattggtATCGATATTACCATTGGCTGCAAGCGATACCCCAAAATCAGAAATTTTGACAACACCATTTTTATCCATCAATAGATTAGCAGGTTTAATATCTCGATGAATTATTCCCTGGCTATGTAAGTACTCTAATCCTAGGATAACGTCTCTAAATATCTCCCTTGCACGTTGGAAAGACAGCTGAGGTGGTCCTCTTGAATCGATTTCTAGTTGGTCTCTCGGGCACCACAATATTGGACCCTTTTCACAATATTCTAAGACGAGATagatttttcttgaagataAGTCATCCAAgatttcaattaatttcaCAACATGTTTGTTATTGCATTTCTTCATGATCGCAATCTCCTTCTTGATCTTATTCGGATCATTTCTCTTTGGTCCAGCAAAGTAGGTTTTTTTTTCGTATCTATTTACCATTTTTATGGCAACCAATTGATTAGCTCGTATGTCCTTAGCCAATTTGACTTTCCCATGCTGACCATTTCCGAGTTCTTTTACGATCTCGTAATGGTTTAAGATCTGGGTCTTTGAAACTGGATCATAACTTAATGAAATACATTTAGTTTCCTTAACGGGCCGCATATAATGTAAAAGATTAGTATTAGAGGTTGTTCTGAAAACGGTTCCTTGGATGTTTTCATAGTTTCGTTGTGTCGGTTGATCTGCGGATTGAGAACGTTCAATTGGAACGCTTTGCTGTGGTAATAAAAATTGAGACTTCCCGGACCTGCCGAActccttttctttatttgttCCAATGACGTTGCTCGTAATATCAGAcatttcttcctcttttgaTCGTTTTTGATATACTGCTTTTAAAAATTGtgtaattttttaaatcGATGTAGCCTCTACAAAAATTGTTTCCATTCGCTTGCAGCTTCCGCAAAAAAAAGCTCTCAGTACCAATAAAGTTGGCTCAAGTAGAGATGATTTtatgttcttcttgttgaaaaatacaCTAACTATGTAATTAAGTTCGAGGGAAATCTGTTggattttaaatttttttttccagaTCGGAAACAATAGAAGCCACGCCCCCGAGAAAGATTACATAATCAAGATCTCGGAGTATTGGTGGGAAAAAATTGCTTCACTGAGATTTAAGTGTCAAGAGGACGTTCTTGTTGctaaaaaaaatgaaaaagaCGTAATAGAGAACTCAGTTCTCGTACCTGAGTTTCGTTTATAATTCACTGTTGCCTGAACTAATGACGGGGTTTCAACAAATTAATTCTTGCCCTAGTAAGAAATGTTCAATGATTAGCTTAGCTGGTATGAAAAACGGAATAAGAACTATCAGTGTGTTAACAAGACAtaacatttttctttgtctGCATTAAGAATTCTGGGCTACAATGCTCCTAA belongs to Naumovozyma castellii chromosome 3, complete genome and includes:
- the ATG1 gene encoding serine/threonine protein kinase ATG1 (ancestral locus Anc_8.141) yields the protein MAEQVTQHGTDKTSIPRNRIRNTYNNERTTIYVGSDRYIVDKEIGKGSFATVHRAHLITPTSPHLHQSVVDSSSINNPTCFAIKIVPRSKLKNKKLLENLEIEIAILKKISHPHIVKLIDFERTSKDFYLIMEYCSLGDLTFLIKKRQQLIKNHPLLEKIFKKYPPPNEKYNGLHKAFILNYLQQLSSALKFLRSKNLVHRDIKPQNLLLSAPLINYNDPKSFHDLGFVGIYNLPILKIADFGFARFLPNTSMAETLCGSPLYMAPEILNYQKYNAKADLWSVGTVLYEMCYGNPPFKASNHLELYKKIKKANDLIYFPTYIEIDNNLKSLISKLLTFDPQERIEFDEFFNNELVNADLSPYETRDNDDIQELELKSKDVIDNNLFISEYLTDKRNNPVSPKKIEDSETASASASSISSSALQDDLYHTKPHTATYQDREITRKRGIDNLVKQKPNSQPKATKIDDKTSSEINLGKDYVVVEKKSVEVNSLADELAKLGSNPTPQQSVFNSQRKRTSMGSYLPSKDQIQINPTTNTLNETKQITNKTAPLIAQRRPSVIDRRLSISSLNPSGALSKALEIASTKLFGATTLTSQNSPYQPNLLLLNPRIFQDLTENIILRINNIEPSMDMKQLKPAQLDSNKIVHILESQAARAYVVYSYAEVKFQQIAPLPPKRLSTGSCAIIDEEESQIKKAEIADLPPDQLRHLCTEAIMLYMKALSILAKSMKVTSGWWYESNEKVCSLRLNLLVQWIRERFNECLEKADFLKLKLDEISKSNGSSSSVTAATANVANSTGLDDIVLEKLLYDRALEISRTAAKMELSGENLYNCEISYATALWMLETSLESDTPSTGWNKSEHDLKYNMNLEDIPDYHNVLDEHDKQIIRKYMDSITHRLKSLRTKMTQL
- the NCAS0C04110 gene encoding alkene reductase → MTFVQGFKPEALADTDLFKPIKVGNTELQNRIVMAPLTRMRAPNHVPNTELVSEYYDQRSKRAGTMIITEGIFTSPQAGGYPDAPGIYTKEQIAEWKKIFAKIHENKSFVWAQMWVLGRQSLADTLAKEGLRYDSATDDLYLDDERKERAIKSNNPQHGITKDEIKQYIKDYVEASKNAIAAGADGVEIHSANSYLLNQFLDSKSNNRTDEYGGSIENRARFTLEVVDAVVAAVGADKVGVRFSPWGMYGGMSGGANPLTLAEYSYVIGELEKRATEGKRIAYIHLVEPCPPNVWDDKPELRNTKGSNDFIYSIWEGIVIRTGELGDKPENARKIAANPNTLAGYGRMYISNPDLPDRLENGWPLNDFERDLFYASGAKGYIDYPTYK
- the TOS3 gene encoding serine/threonine protein kinase TOS3 (ancestral locus Anc_8.140), with the protein product MSDITSNVIGTNKEKEFGRSGKSQFLLPQQSVPIERSQSADQPTQRNYENIQGTVFRTTSNTNLLHYMRPVKETKCISLSYDPVSKTQILNHYEIVKELGNGQHGKVKLAKDIRANQLVAIKMVNRYEKKTYFAGPKRNDPNKIKKEIAIMKKCNNKHVVKLIEILDDLSSRKIYLVLEYCEKGPILWCPRDQLEIDSRGPPQLSFQRAREIFRDVILGLEYLHSQGIIHRDIKPANLLMDKNGVVKISDFGVSLAANGNIDTNDDELELTKTVGTPVFYAPEICLGAAAMERFNLDKDELFNGSCISFKIDIWALGITLYCLLFGMLPFVSEFELKLFEKIVNEKLRFPTFETLQDNHISEISHIREFVHAKDLLNKLLEKNPAKRISIPDIKVHPFVCWDFKHTKLLSEDQLESKLKENSLFQSRQDKDFKQILISNKDINSAILDINEGNFSFENGADDLSTKPVSLELDAYPSQEASRVAEPVQHHITGNKFNSSETETSELHTTSFEKQLQDFDLRFKNKNSNMVPLPIDSSFASLDSFYVDNYAMTQLDTNSNNSSKVERSKIPSNSSLGYQGRSSRTQMQPSITPRQRNSSSFPKTSSSSSNKLRAQDHSRLGRANQMEKHIISCDSNTVNSSSVNNAGIYYDDAKAKLPDPYRDDEISHLMKDRSSRRGSIFPDLDLQHESSSTHSSTSEASSDSDHSTGYDMIPNYKDLGMRSPDASILSIRNLTDFSNSIGVLHSHLTNEINATNNGYEYTEEESEEEFVLKTRATGRVRRQHSVATNATSHNSNHTRSESISTLTSNRNMTPEMSTLDMSRTTSTNMNHFSLFGDQGGLTLSQPNSKATTQMSSASDLKRSNLDKYMEQRNVSAEDSQSNFNSRHLLKDVLEQVGTETGNSIPHIGKTDQFSHR